From one Rhodovulum sp. ES.010 genomic stretch:
- the queA gene encoding tRNA preQ1(34) S-adenosylmethionine ribosyltransferase-isomerase QueA: protein MKLSEFDFDLPDDLIATRPARPRSAARLLAAKGAALCDCHVFDLPDLLRPGDRLVLNDTRVIPARLSGLRRRGTGAGAIEAGVEVTLMEPAASSGWRAMARPLRKLRPGDRVDFAAGLSAEVTARGPEDATLAFNLAGEEFDAALAEAGAMPLPPYIAARRAADAQDREDYQTVWAARPGAVAAPTASLHFDAALLAALAAKGVGITHVTLHVGAGTFLPVKTDDVSQHRMHAEWGEVTAAAAAEINAARAAGGRIIPVGTTALRLIESAADETGRLHPWRGETDIFIRPGYRFRITDALMTNFHLPRSTLLMLVSALMGRETIRKIYAHAVTSRYRFFSYGDASLLIPGPEGDREASRAGN from the coding sequence ATGAAGCTGTCGGAGTTCGATTTCGACCTGCCCGACGACCTGATCGCAACCCGGCCCGCCCGGCCGCGCAGCGCCGCGCGGCTGCTGGCGGCCAAGGGCGCGGCGCTGTGCGATTGCCATGTGTTCGACCTGCCCGACCTGCTGCGCCCCGGCGACCGGCTGGTGCTGAACGACACCCGCGTCATCCCCGCGCGGCTGTCCGGCCTGCGCCGGCGCGGAACCGGCGCGGGCGCCATTGAGGCCGGTGTCGAGGTCACGCTGATGGAGCCGGCGGCCAGCAGCGGCTGGCGCGCCATGGCCCGGCCCCTGCGCAAGCTCAGGCCGGGCGACCGGGTGGACTTCGCCGCGGGGCTTTCCGCCGAGGTGACGGCCCGCGGTCCCGAGGACGCGACGCTGGCCTTCAACCTGGCCGGCGAGGAGTTCGACGCGGCGCTGGCCGAAGCCGGGGCGATGCCGCTGCCGCCCTACATCGCCGCCAGGCGCGCGGCGGACGCGCAGGACCGCGAGGATTACCAGACCGTCTGGGCCGCGCGCCCCGGCGCCGTCGCCGCCCCCACCGCGTCGCTCCATTTCGACGCGGCGCTGCTCGCCGCGCTCGCGGCGAAGGGCGTCGGCATCACGCATGTCACCCTGCATGTCGGCGCGGGCACCTTCCTGCCGGTGAAGACCGACGACGTCTCGCAGCACCGGATGCATGCCGAATGGGGCGAGGTGACCGCGGCCGCGGCGGCCGAGATCAACGCCGCGCGCGCCGCCGGCGGGCGCATCATCCCCGTGGGCACCACCGCGCTGCGGCTGATCGAGAGCGCCGCCGACGAGACGGGCCGCCTGCACCCCTGGCGGGGCGAGACCGACATCTTCATCCGCCCCGGCTACCGCTTTCGCATCACCGACGCGCTGATGACCAATTTCCACCTGCCGCGCTCGACGCTCTTGATGCTCGTCTCCGCGCTCATGGGCCGGGAGACGATACGAAAGATTTACGCCCATGCGGTTACGTCCCGCTATCGATTCTTCTCTTACGGCGACGCCTCGCTCTTGATCCCGGGGCCGGAAGGCGACAGGGAGGCGTCGCGGGCGGGCAACTGA
- the lpdA gene encoding dihydrolipoyl dehydrogenase, whose protein sequence is MAARNFDMIVIGAGPGGYVAAIRGAQLGLKVAVVEREHLGGICLNWGCIPTKAMLRSAEVFHLMSHATEFGLKADGIGYDLDAVVKRSRGVARQLASGVGHLLKKNKVTVVMGAATIPARGRVSVKTETGTEELTADSIVLATGARARELPGLEPDGKRVWNYKHALVPPHEPKKLLVIGSGAIGIEFASFFNTLGAETTVVEVMDRILPVEDAEISAFAKKQFAKQGMTIREQATVTRLDRGADTVTAHVEQGGKTDKIEVDTVISAVGIVGNVEGLGLEELGVKLDRSHVVTDEYGRTGVAGLYAIGDVAGAPWLAHKASHEGVMVAEMVAGGHPHPIKPGAIPGCTYSHPQIASIGMTEAQAKDKGHEVKVGRFPFIGNGKAIALGEPEGMVKTVFDGKTGELLGAHMIGAEVTELIQGYAVGKTLETTEAELMETVFPHPTLSEMMHESVLDAWGRAIHY, encoded by the coding sequence ATGGCCGCTCGGAACTTCGACATGATCGTGATCGGCGCGGGGCCCGGCGGCTATGTCGCCGCGATCCGGGGCGCGCAACTGGGGCTGAAGGTCGCCGTGGTCGAGCGCGAGCATCTGGGCGGCATCTGCCTCAACTGGGGCTGCATTCCCACCAAGGCGATGCTGCGCTCGGCCGAGGTCTTCCACCTGATGTCCCATGCCACGGAGTTCGGGCTCAAGGCCGACGGCATCGGCTACGATCTCGACGCGGTGGTCAAACGCTCGCGCGGGGTGGCCAGGCAACTGGCCTCGGGCGTGGGGCACCTGCTGAAGAAGAACAAGGTGACCGTGGTCATGGGCGCGGCGACGATCCCGGCCAGGGGGCGCGTCTCGGTCAAGACCGAGACCGGCACCGAGGAGCTGACCGCCGACTCCATCGTCCTGGCCACCGGCGCGCGGGCGCGCGAACTGCCGGGGCTGGAGCCCGACGGCAAGCGCGTGTGGAACTACAAGCACGCGCTGGTGCCGCCGCACGAGCCGAAGAAGCTGCTGGTCATCGGCTCGGGCGCCATCGGGATCGAGTTCGCCAGCTTCTTCAACACGCTCGGCGCCGAGACCACGGTGGTGGAGGTGATGGACCGCATCCTGCCGGTCGAGGATGCCGAGATCTCCGCCTTCGCGAAAAAGCAGTTCGCGAAACAGGGCATGACGATCCGCGAGCAGGCCACGGTCACGAGGCTCGACCGCGGCGCGGACACGGTGACCGCCCATGTCGAACAGGGCGGCAAGACCGACAAGATCGAGGTCGACACGGTGATCTCGGCGGTCGGCATCGTCGGCAATGTCGAGGGTCTGGGGCTGGAAGAGCTCGGGGTGAAACTCGACCGCAGCCATGTCGTGACCGACGAATACGGCCGCACCGGGGTCGCGGGGCTTTATGCCATCGGCGACGTGGCCGGCGCCCCCTGGCTCGCGCACAAGGCCAGCCACGAGGGCGTGATGGTGGCCGAGATGGTCGCGGGCGGCCACCCGCACCCGATCAAGCCCGGCGCGATTCCCGGCTGCACCTACAGCCACCCGCAGATCGCCAGCATCGGGATGACCGAGGCGCAGGCGAAGGACAAAGGGCACGAGGTCAAGGTCGGCCGCTTCCCCTTCATCGGCAACGGCAAGGCGATCGCGCTGGGCGAGCCCGAGGGGATGGTCAAGACGGTGTTCGACGGCAAGACCGGCGAGCTTCTGGGCGCGCACATGATCGGCGCCGAGGTGACGGAACTGATCCAGGGCTACGCGGTCGGCAAGACGCTGGAGACGACCGAGGCCGAGCTGATGGAAACGGTGTTCCCGCACCCGACGCTGAGCGAGATGATGCACGAATCCGTGCTGGATGCCTGGGGCCGGGCGATCCACTACTAG
- a CDS encoding metallophosphoesterase: protein MPTRRNVMLRSAAAGLLAPMAGARSARAGAPAAGLRFGVVADPQYAPVPPQGTRHYAQSLGKLAQAIEAFNRRDLAFSVTLGDIIDRHWDSYDRILPLYDRLEAPHAVVLGNHDFEVAPEHVHAVPRRLGLARRHYDFAARDVRFLVLDGTEISLFAHPRGSARHDAAARRLAAMEAAGAVNAKPWNGGLSDAQLAWAEDVIADARAKGQRVVAMGHYPLYPADPHNCWDDARLVDLFSGYENVVMYLNGHNHAGNYGRAGGTHYVTFKGMVETADTTAHAVVAIDDDRIEIEGVGREDSRVLPV, encoded by the coding sequence GTGCCGACACGCCGCAACGTGATGCTGCGCAGCGCCGCCGCCGGCCTGCTGGCGCCGATGGCCGGGGCGCGGTCTGCCCGCGCCGGGGCGCCGGCGGCGGGCCTGCGGTTCGGGGTCGTGGCCGACCCGCAATACGCCCCGGTGCCGCCGCAGGGAACGCGCCACTACGCGCAGTCGCTGGGGAAACTCGCCCAGGCCATCGAGGCGTTCAACCGGCGCGACCTTGCGTTCTCGGTGACGCTCGGCGACATCATCGACCGGCACTGGGACAGCTACGATCGCATCCTGCCGCTTTACGACCGGCTGGAGGCGCCCCACGCCGTTGTCCTGGGCAACCACGATTTCGAGGTGGCGCCCGAGCACGTCCACGCGGTGCCCCGGCGCCTGGGGCTTGCACGGCGGCATTACGATTTCGCCGCCCGGGACGTGCGGTTCCTCGTGCTCGACGGCACCGAGATCAGCCTTTTCGCCCATCCCCGGGGCAGCGCGCGCCACGACGCGGCCGCCCGGCGCCTGGCGGCGATGGAAGCGGCCGGCGCGGTCAACGCCAAGCCCTGGAACGGCGGCCTCTCGGACGCGCAACTCGCCTGGGCCGAAGACGTGATCGCGGATGCGCGGGCCAAGGGGCAGCGGGTCGTCGCCATGGGGCATTACCCGCTCTACCCGGCCGACCCGCACAATTGCTGGGACGACGCCCGCCTGGTCGACCTGTTCTCGGGGTACGAGAACGTGGTGATGTACCTGAACGGGCACAACCACGCGGGCAATTACGGGCGCGCGGGCGGCACCCACTACGTCACGTTCAAGGGCATGGTCGAGACCGCCGACACAACCGCCCATGCCGTCGTCGCCATCGATGACGACCGGATCGAGATCGAGGGGGTCGGCCGGGAGGACAGCCGCGTGCTGCCGGTCTGA
- a CDS encoding DUF2892 domain-containing protein: MFEKNMGNTDRAIRAAIGVVLLILAFTSLGGAWAWIAGIVAVVLLATSAMGTCPPYSLLGINTGKPKT; this comes from the coding sequence ATGTTCGAAAAGAATATGGGAAATACCGACCGCGCGATCCGCGCCGCGATCGGGGTCGTGCTGCTCATCCTCGCCTTCACGTCGCTCGGCGGGGCCTGGGCCTGGATCGCCGGGATCGTCGCCGTCGTTCTGCTTGCCACCTCGGCAATGGGGACCTGCCCGCCCTACAGCCTGCTCGGCATCAACACCGGCAAGCCCAAGACCTGA
- a CDS encoding M23 family metallopeptidase, whose product MTGRILHRIDTALERFLPEQRLFLRSEHSTRFMRLSPTAQAAGLAGGALVVAWAMLATSFLLIDQVGSGNLRDQAKRDQALYDTRLNALAAERDAHAAEVRATRERFEVAMAEVSRMQSVLLDSEERRRELETGMNVLTDTLRTSMAERDAARTRNRELAAALEGDTPRDGPRAADVQDTLAFLTAALDETAAERDTAAADATAAYKLAEALAYEHELMAERNDQIFASLEEALTVSVEPLDKMFAAAGLSADDMIERVRQGYSGVGGPLTPIAISSKGDYDPSPEELRARALLERMDELNLYRIAAEKLPFAQPLRAAYRYTSPFGKRRHPITGAYSMHEGADFAAAYGTPIHATADGVVTRAGWVSGYGRFVEIRHEFGLVTRYGHMAKIRVKKGQRVSRGDRIGDMGNSGRSTGTHLHYEVRVDGKPVNPMTYIKAARDVF is encoded by the coding sequence TTGACGGGGCGTATCCTCCACCGCATCGACACGGCGCTTGAGCGCTTTCTTCCCGAACAACGGCTTTTCCTGCGCTCGGAGCACAGTACCCGCTTCATGCGGCTGTCTCCGACCGCGCAGGCCGCAGGGCTTGCCGGCGGTGCGCTGGTGGTCGCCTGGGCCATGCTCGCGACGTCGTTCCTGCTGATCGACCAGGTCGGCTCCGGCAACCTCCGCGACCAGGCCAAGCGCGACCAGGCGCTCTACGACACCCGCCTGAACGCCCTGGCCGCCGAGCGCGACGCCCATGCCGCAGAGGTCCGCGCCACGCGCGAGCGCTTCGAGGTCGCGATGGCCGAAGTCTCGCGCATGCAATCCGTGCTTCTCGATTCCGAGGAGCGCCGGCGCGAGCTGGAAACCGGCATGAACGTGCTGACCGACACGCTCCGAACGTCGATGGCCGAGCGCGATGCCGCGCGCACGCGCAACCGCGAACTCGCCGCGGCGCTGGAGGGCGACACCCCCCGCGACGGGCCGCGCGCCGCGGATGTGCAGGACACGCTCGCCTTCCTGACCGCCGCGCTCGACGAGACGGCGGCCGAGCGCGACACCGCGGCGGCCGACGCGACCGCGGCCTACAAGCTGGCCGAGGCGCTGGCCTACGAGCACGAGCTGATGGCCGAGCGCAACGACCAGATCTTCGCTTCGCTGGAAGAGGCGCTGACCGTGTCGGTCGAGCCGCTCGACAAGATGTTCGCCGCCGCGGGCCTGTCGGCCGACGACATGATCGAGCGGGTGCGTCAGGGCTATTCCGGCGTGGGCGGTCCGCTCACGCCCATCGCGATCTCCTCGAAAGGCGATTACGACCCCTCGCCGGAGGAATTGCGCGCCCGCGCCCTGCTCGAACGCATGGACGAGCTGAACCTGTATCGGATCGCGGCCGAAAAGCTGCCCTTCGCCCAGCCGCTGCGCGCGGCCTATCGCTATACCAGCCCCTTCGGCAAGCGCCGGCACCCGATCACCGGGGCCTACAGCATGCATGAAGGGGCCGATTTCGCCGCCGCCTACGGCACGCCGATCCATGCCACTGCCGACGGGGTCGTGACCCGCGCCGGCTGGGTCTCGGGCTATGGCCGCTTCGTCGAGATCCGGCACGAATTCGGCCTCGTCACCCGCTACGGGCACATGGCCAAGATCCGCGTCAAGAAGGGCCAAAGGGTCTCGCGCGGGGACCGGATAGGTGATATGGGGAACTCCGGACGGTCGACCGGCACCCACCTGCACTACGAGGTGCGCGTCGACGGGAAACCCGTGAACCCGATGACCTATATCAAGGCAGCGAGAGATGTTTTCTAA
- a CDS encoding MFS transporter gives MFQVLASSWALLLGMLLLMVGNGIQGTLLGIRGGIEGFSTFEMSIVMSAYFAGFLGGSRLAPELIRRVGHIRVFAALASLISAVLILYPTLADPVAWTVGRVLMGFCFSGVYVTAESWLNNAATNETRGQALSLYMIVQMAGIVSAQGLLLTADPAGFVLFIIPSVLVSIAFAPILLSVSPTPAFETTKPMSLRHLIRISPTGAVGIFLLGGVYSALFGMASVYGTTADLSVAQISGFIATIYLGGLLLQFPIGWLSDRIDRRTLILAAAATGGAAAGAAMAVNGGFGALLVAAFLIGGMSNPLYALLIAYTNDYLEPDDMAAASGGLMFINGVGAILGPLVTAWVMGLIGPEGFFLFIAILMLSLAVFTGYRMTQRAAVPVDETASYAPVLPTASPVAVEVAQEVAIEAAHEEEAAAP, from the coding sequence GTGTTTCAGGTTTTGGCCAGTTCCTGGGCGCTGCTGCTGGGCATGCTGCTGCTGATGGTGGGCAACGGCATCCAGGGCACGCTGCTCGGTATCCGCGGTGGCATCGAGGGGTTCTCGACCTTCGAGATGTCGATCGTGATGTCGGCCTATTTCGCGGGCTTCCTGGGCGGCTCGCGGCTGGCGCCGGAGCTGATCCGCCGGGTGGGCCATATCCGCGTGTTCGCCGCGCTCGCCTCGCTGATCTCGGCCGTGCTCATCCTCTATCCCACGCTGGCCGACCCCGTCGCCTGGACCGTGGGGCGGGTGCTCATGGGGTTCTGCTTCTCGGGCGTCTACGTCACCGCCGAAAGCTGGCTGAACAACGCCGCCACGAACGAGACCCGCGGCCAGGCGCTGTCGCTCTACATGATCGTGCAGATGGCGGGCATCGTCAGCGCGCAGGGGCTGTTGCTGACCGCCGACCCCGCGGGGTTCGTGCTGTTCATCATCCCCTCGGTGCTGGTCTCCATCGCCTTCGCGCCGATCCTGCTGTCGGTCAGCCCGACGCCCGCCTTCGAGACGACCAAGCCGATGTCGCTGCGGCACCTGATCCGCATTTCGCCCACCGGCGCGGTCGGCATCTTCCTGCTGGGCGGCGTCTACTCGGCGCTGTTCGGCATGGCCTCGGTCTACGGCACCACTGCCGATCTGTCGGTGGCCCAGATCTCGGGCTTCATCGCCACGATCTACCTGGGCGGGCTGCTGCTGCAGTTCCCGATCGGCTGGCTGTCGGACCGGATCGACCGGCGTACCCTGATCCTGGCCGCGGCGGCCACGGGCGGGGCGGCCGCGGGGGCGGCGATGGCCGTGAACGGGGGATTCGGCGCGCTGCTGGTGGCGGCGTTCCTGATCGGCGGGATGTCGAACCCGCTCTACGCGCTGCTCATCGCCTATACCAACGACTATCTGGAACCCGACGACATGGCCGCGGCCTCGGGCGGGTTGATGTTCATCAACGGGGTGGGCGCGATCCTCGGCCCGCTGGTGACCGCCTGGGTCATGGGGCTGATCGGGCCGGAGGGGTTCTTCCTCTTCATCGCGATCCTGATGCTTTCGCTCGCCGTGTTCACCGGCTACCGGATGACCCAGCGCGCCGCCGTGCCGGTGGACGAGACGGCCTCCTACGCGCCGGTCCTGCCGACCGCCTCGCCGGTCGCGGTCGAGGTCGCCCAGGAGGTCGCGATCGAGGCCGCGCACGAGGAGGAGGCTGCCGCGCCGTGA
- the uvrA gene encoding excinuclease ABC subunit UvrA: MAELKRIEVRGAREHNLQDIDVDIPRDTLTVITGLSGSGKSSLAFDTIYAEGQRRYVESLSAYARQFLDMMEKPDVDHISGLSPAISIEQKTTSKNPRSTVGTVTEIYDYLRLLFARAGTPYSPATGQPIEAQQVQDMVDRVIAMEEGTRAYLLAPIVRDRKGEYRKEFIELRKQGFQRVKVDGQFHELDEPPTLDKKFRHDIDVVVDRIVVKEGIETRLADSFRTALDLADGIAVLETAPKEGDPERHVFSENFACPVSGFTIPEIEPRLFSFNAPFGACPDCDGLGVELFFDERLVVPDAALTVWNGAIAPWRKGKSPYFRQTIEAIARHYEFDKDTPWKDLPAHVQQVFLYGSGDEEIPFRYDEGGRVYQVTRAFEGVIPNMERRYRETDSAWIREEFERYQNNRPCQTCGGHRLREEALAVKIGGLHVGEVVQMSIREALAWIEGAPGSLSKQKNEIARAILKEIRDRLGFLNNVGLEYLTLSRNAGTLSGGESQRIRLASQIGSGLTGVLYVLDEPSIGLHQRDNGRLLQTLKNLRDQGNTVIVVEHDEEAIREADYVLDLGPGAGVHGGQVVSRGTPAEIMADAASVTGQYLAGTREVAVPAERRPGNGKAVTVVKANGNNLQDVTAEFPLGKFVCVTGVSGGGKSTLTIETLFKTASMRLNGARQTPAPCETIKGLEHLDKVIDIDQRPIGRTPRSNPATYTGAFTPIRDWFAGLPEAKARGYKPGRFSFNVKGGRCEACQGDGVIKIEMHFLPDVYVTCETCHGARYNRETLEIKFKGKSIADVLDMTVEDAQEFFKAVPSIREKMDALVRVGLGYIKVGQQATTLSGGEAQRVKLSKELSKRATGRTLYILDEPTTGLHFEDVKKLLEVLHELVEQGNTVVVIEHNLDVIKTADWLIDIGPEGGDGGGQIVAEGTPEEVAEVERSHTGRYLKEMLGAKRVAAE; the protein is encoded by the coding sequence ATGGCCGAGTTGAAACGCATCGAAGTGCGCGGCGCGCGCGAGCACAATCTTCAGGATATCGACGTCGACATTCCCCGTGACACGCTGACGGTGATCACCGGGCTGTCGGGGTCGGGAAAGTCCTCGCTCGCCTTCGACACGATCTATGCCGAGGGCCAGCGCCGCTATGTCGAGTCGCTTTCGGCCTATGCGCGGCAGTTCCTGGACATGATGGAAAAGCCGGACGTGGATCACATTTCCGGCCTGTCGCCCGCGATTTCCATCGAACAGAAGACGACGTCCAAGAACCCGCGCTCGACCGTCGGCACCGTCACCGAGATTTATGACTACTTGCGGCTGTTGTTCGCCCGCGCCGGCACACCCTACAGCCCCGCCACCGGCCAGCCTATCGAGGCGCAGCAGGTGCAGGACATGGTGGACCGCGTGATCGCGATGGAGGAGGGGACCCGCGCCTATCTGCTGGCCCCCATCGTGCGCGACCGCAAGGGCGAATACCGAAAGGAATTCATCGAGTTGCGCAAGCAGGGCTTCCAGCGGGTCAAGGTGGACGGGCAGTTTCACGAGCTCGACGAGCCGCCCACGCTCGACAAGAAGTTCCGCCACGACATCGACGTGGTGGTCGACCGGATCGTGGTGAAGGAGGGGATCGAGACCCGGCTGGCGGATTCGTTCCGCACCGCGCTCGACCTCGCCGACGGCATCGCGGTGCTGGAGACCGCGCCGAAGGAGGGCGACCCCGAACGCCACGTGTTCAGCGAGAATTTCGCCTGTCCGGTCTCGGGCTTCACCATCCCCGAGATCGAGCCGCGGCTGTTTTCCTTCAACGCGCCCTTCGGCGCCTGCCCCGATTGCGACGGGCTGGGGGTAGAGCTTTTCTTCGACGAACGCCTCGTGGTGCCGGACGCGGCGCTGACCGTCTGGAACGGGGCCATCGCGCCCTGGCGCAAGGGCAAGTCGCCCTATTTCCGCCAGACCATCGAGGCCATCGCCCGGCATTACGAGTTCGACAAGGACACGCCGTGGAAGGACCTGCCCGCGCATGTGCAGCAGGTCTTCCTGTATGGCTCGGGGGACGAGGAAATCCCCTTCCGCTATGACGAGGGCGGCCGCGTCTACCAGGTGACGCGCGCCTTCGAGGGCGTGATCCCCAACATGGAGCGGCGCTATCGCGAGACCGACAGCGCCTGGATCCGCGAGGAGTTCGAACGCTACCAGAACAACCGTCCCTGCCAGACCTGCGGCGGTCACCGGCTGCGCGAGGAGGCGCTGGCGGTGAAGATCGGCGGCCTGCATGTCGGCGAGGTCGTGCAGATGTCGATCCGCGAGGCGCTGGCCTGGATCGAGGGCGCGCCCGGCAGCCTGTCGAAGCAGAAGAACGAGATCGCCCGCGCGATCCTCAAGGAAATCCGCGACCGGCTGGGGTTCCTGAACAATGTCGGGCTGGAATACCTGACGCTGAGCCGCAACGCCGGGACGTTGTCGGGCGGCGAGAGTCAGCGCATCCGGCTGGCCAGCCAGATCGGCAGCGGGTTGACCGGCGTGCTTTACGTGCTGGACGAACCCTCCATCGGGCTGCACCAGCGCGACAACGGGCGGCTTTTGCAGACGCTCAAGAACCTGCGCGACCAGGGCAATACCGTGATCGTGGTCGAGCATGACGAGGAGGCGATCCGCGAGGCCGATTACGTGCTCGACCTCGGACCCGGGGCGGGCGTGCATGGCGGGCAGGTGGTCAGCCGCGGCACCCCGGCCGAGATCATGGCCGACGCCGCCTCCGTCACCGGGCAATACCTCGCGGGCACGCGCGAAGTCGCGGTGCCGGCCGAGCGGCGGCCCGGCAACGGCAAGGCGGTGACCGTGGTCAAGGCGAACGGCAACAACCTGCAGGACGTGACGGCCGAGTTCCCGCTGGGCAAGTTCGTGTGCGTCACTGGCGTCTCGGGCGGGGGCAAGTCCACGCTGACCATCGAGACGCTGTTCAAGACGGCCAGCATGCGCCTGAACGGCGCACGGCAGACGCCCGCCCCCTGCGAGACGATCAAGGGGCTGGAGCATCTCGACAAGGTCATCGACATCGACCAGCGGCCCATCGGCCGCACGCCGCGGTCGAACCCCGCGACCTATACCGGCGCCTTCACCCCGATCCGCGACTGGTTCGCGGGGCTGCCCGAGGCCAAGGCGCGCGGCTACAAGCCGGGGCGGTTCTCCTTCAACGTCAAGGGCGGCCGCTGCGAGGCCTGCCAGGGCGATGGCGTCATCAAGATCGAGATGCACTTCCTGCCCGATGTCTACGTCACCTGCGAGACCTGCCACGGCGCGCGCTACAACCGCGAGACGCTGGAGATAAAGTTCAAGGGCAAGAGCATCGCCGACGTGCTCGACATGACGGTCGAGGACGCGCAGGAGTTCTTCAAGGCGGTGCCCTCGATCCGCGAGAAGATGGACGCGCTTGTCCGCGTGGGACTCGGCTACATCAAGGTGGGCCAGCAGGCGACGACGCTCTCGGGCGGCGAGGCGCAGCGGGTGAAGCTGTCGAAGGAATTGTCGAAACGGGCCACCGGGCGGACGCTCTACATCCTCGACGAGCCGACCACGGGGCTGCATTTCGAGGATGTGAAGAAGCTGCTCGAAGTGCTGCACGAGCTGGTGGAGCAGGGGAACACGGTCGTGGTGATCGAGCACAATCTGGATGTCATCAAGACCGCCGACTGGCTGATCGACATCGGGCCCGAAGGTGGCGACGGCGGCGGCCAGATCGTCGCCGAGGGCACGCCCGAGGAGGTCGCGGAGGTCGAGCGCAGCCATACCGGGCGCTACCTCAAGGAGATGCTGGGCGCCAAGCGGGTGGCGGCGGAGTGA
- a CDS encoding peroxiredoxin — protein sequence MTDTGQTAPDFTLPQDGGEDVTLSALRPAPVVLYFYPKDDTSGCTKEAIAFSGLLSDFEAAGAKVFGISRDSVTKHGKFRTKHDLSVPLLSDENGDVCERYGTWVEKKMYGKTYMGIERSTFLIDGEGKLARVWRKVKVPGHAEEVLEAVKAL from the coding sequence ATGACCGACACCGGCCAGACCGCGCCCGATTTCACCCTGCCCCAGGATGGCGGCGAGGACGTCACCCTTTCGGCGCTGCGCCCCGCCCCCGTGGTTCTGTATTTCTACCCCAAGGATGACACGTCCGGCTGCACGAAGGAAGCCATCGCCTTCTCGGGCCTCCTGTCCGATTTCGAGGCCGCCGGGGCCAAGGTGTTCGGCATTTCCAGGGACAGCGTGACCAAGCACGGCAAGTTCCGCACCAAGCACGACCTGTCCGTGCCGCTTCTGTCGGACGAGAACGGCGACGTCTGCGAGCGCTACGGCACCTGGGTCGAGAAGAAGATGTACGGCAAGACCTACATGGGCATCGAACGCTCGACCTTTCTGATCGACGGCGAGGGCAAGCTCGCGCGGGTCTGGCGCAAGGTGAAGGTGCCGGGCCATGCCGAGGAGGTGCTGGAGGCCGTCAAGGCGCTTTGA
- a CDS encoding rhodanese-like domain-containing protein: MSSWVELFGKIYPYVEEIRAKEAWEFAKKGEIVLLDVREDHEIARFGKCQGAVHVPLYMIRHKANRAGPHFDPALDPAKTFAVYCETGDNALQAARIMMKLGYEDVYNMGSFREWLNARLPVEK; encoded by the coding sequence ATGTCCAGCTGGGTCGAACTGTTCGGCAAGATTTATCCCTATGTCGAGGAAATCCGCGCCAAGGAGGCCTGGGAGTTCGCCAAGAAGGGCGAGATCGTGCTGCTCGACGTGCGCGAGGATCACGAGATCGCGCGCTTCGGCAAGTGCCAGGGGGCCGTGCATGTGCCGCTCTACATGATCCGGCACAAGGCCAACCGCGCCGGCCCGCATTTCGACCCCGCGCTGGACCCGGCCAAGACCTTCGCGGTCTATTGCGAAACCGGCGACAACGCCCTGCAGGCCGCGCGCATCATGATGAAACTCGGCTACGAGGACGTCTACAACATGGGGTCGTTCCGCGAGTGGCTGAACGCCAGGCTGCCGGTCGAGAAATAG
- a CDS encoding DUF924 family protein, with product MSRQEEIIDYWLNEVGPAGWYKSDPEVDAEILGRFKTDWEAAHAGDLHDWSTNPRGALAFLILTDQFPRNMFRGDWRAFATDALARAAAKHAIEMTFDMRHPEPERQFFYLPLMHSECLMDQDRCVRLMLTRMPETGADNLLHAKAHRELIRRFGRFPFRNAALHRGSSPEEIAFMEQGGYGACVEELRAAS from the coding sequence ATGTCGCGCCAAGAGGAGATCATCGATTACTGGCTGAACGAGGTCGGCCCCGCGGGCTGGTACAAGTCCGACCCGGAGGTCGACGCCGAGATCCTGGGCCGCTTCAAGACCGACTGGGAGGCCGCCCATGCCGGCGACCTGCACGACTGGTCGACCAATCCCCGGGGCGCGCTGGCCTTCCTGATCCTGACCGACCAGTTCCCGCGCAACATGTTCCGCGGCGACTGGCGCGCCTTCGCCACCGACGCGCTGGCGCGCGCCGCGGCCAAGCACGCGATCGAGATGACCTTCGACATGCGCCACCCCGAGCCCGAGCGGCAGTTCTTCTACCTGCCCCTGATGCACTCGGAATGCCTGATGGACCAGGACCGCTGCGTGCGCCTGATGCTGACGCGCATGCCCGAGACCGGCGCCGACAACCTGCTGCATGCCAAGGCCCATCGCGAGCTGATCCGCCGGTTCGGCCGCTTCCCGTTCCGCAACGCGGCGCTGCATCGCGGCTCCTCCCCCGAGGAGATCGCGTTCATGGAGCAGGGCGGCTACGGCGCCTGCGTCGAGGAACTGCGCGCCGCGTCCTGA
- a CDS encoding DUF2892 domain-containing protein, giving the protein MLKKNVGGTDRIARIGLGALMLLIWAFLSDPSPWWLLGIVPLATGLMSSCPLYNLIGLNTAEKEG; this is encoded by the coding sequence ATGCTGAAGAAGAACGTCGGCGGCACCGACCGCATCGCCCGTATCGGCCTTGGCGCCCTCATGCTGCTGATCTGGGCGTTCCTGTCCGATCCCAGCCCGTGGTGGCTGCTCGGCATCGTTCCGCTGGCCACCGGCCTGATGTCGTCCTGCCCGCTCTACAACCTCATCGGCCTGAACACCGCCGAGAAAGAGGGCTGA